The bacterium genome window below encodes:
- a CDS encoding spermidine synthase encodes MSSILCVIFFLSGAAALTFEQLWFRQAGLALGNSIWASSLVLAGFMGGLAIGNAVMARFGHRVRRPVALYAGLELAIAITGISLVHLFPMLSPLLAPILRPVLDVPLAVNMIRLGSAFLLLLVPSAAMGATLPLLVAAVHRRQRQFGRALGLLYGWNTLGAVVGVIFGEVVLIDQLGIRTTAWVAGGVNLLAAGLAWMVSRRLDVAGESAISAPSTPIPRRALWFLVAAFVAGGCLLGLEVAWFRFLVLFVHGTSLTFAVMLGVVLLGIGLGGLLGSRWLAFRREAYRDAVGLVLLCGAAVVATYAGFTYVLAANPPKNVFGFAVFTYALPLMLPVALLSGMLFTLLGEAFEAAAPAETRSAGLLTLANTTGAMLGPLIVAFGLLPSLGIERSIQLLAAGYGLAGLCVWLATESSPGRIGRVLAFGCAAVFASAMFIFPTGRMANDYLRYPIENVPSKAKFELVELREGLTETVIYLKRELYGHPLYYRMHTNNFGMSGTSLFAQRYMKLFVYLPVALRPEPRDALLISYGVGMTAKALTETRSLERIDVVDISRDILEMNRIVYPDPKDYPLGDPRVSVHIEDGRHFLQTTDRRYDLITAEPPPPRIAGVMSLFTRQFFKLAYDRLNPDGMFSYWLPVHNLTVAERDAIISAFCETFEDCTLWSGAKFDWILLGSRGGVPPVDEAGFRKQWQDPVVSARLRQIGIELPEQLGALFMVDTPELQAIRRDTPPFDDDRPGQLGREMVVVGQVGQDHRPLLEIEAGRRAFSKSEFVRHHWPSRLREETDAWFPYRQYAHRRFFGNRKGMLQRIPELHQLLIETSLETNLLWLLGTSVDAVECSRAAREDGNHDARIDMALAIEAMASRRFEEAAEQFELARRRNRAMRDALYLQIFALEMAGQHEKAVELAREQLRPKRLEREARYMDFLELTFGRG; translated from the coding sequence CTGGTTTCGGCAAGCGGGTCTGGCGCTCGGGAACTCCATCTGGGCATCGAGTCTGGTGTTGGCTGGCTTCATGGGCGGCCTGGCGATCGGAAACGCCGTCATGGCCCGCTTCGGGCATCGCGTGCGCCGCCCCGTTGCGCTCTACGCGGGCCTCGAGTTGGCGATCGCCATCACGGGGATTTCTCTCGTCCACCTGTTTCCGATGCTGTCTCCGCTTCTCGCTCCGATTCTGCGCCCCGTGCTCGACGTGCCCCTTGCCGTAAACATGATTCGGCTCGGGAGCGCCTTCCTGCTCCTGCTCGTGCCGTCCGCGGCGATGGGGGCGACGCTGCCTCTACTCGTCGCCGCCGTGCACCGACGCCAGCGCCAGTTCGGACGTGCCCTCGGCCTTCTCTACGGCTGGAACACGCTTGGCGCTGTCGTTGGCGTCATTTTCGGCGAAGTGGTCTTGATCGATCAACTCGGAATCCGAACGACGGCCTGGGTTGCGGGTGGAGTGAATCTCCTGGCGGCAGGGCTCGCATGGATGGTGTCACGACGCCTCGACGTTGCCGGCGAAAGCGCGATCAGCGCTCCCTCGACCCCCATCCCGCGACGAGCGCTCTGGTTCCTCGTCGCGGCATTCGTGGCGGGAGGCTGCTTGCTGGGCCTAGAGGTGGCGTGGTTTCGGTTCCTTGTACTCTTCGTCCATGGCACCAGCCTGACCTTTGCGGTCATGCTAGGCGTGGTGCTTCTCGGGATCGGGCTTGGGGGCCTGTTGGGCTCGCGCTGGCTCGCTTTCCGACGGGAGGCCTATCGAGACGCGGTAGGACTCGTCCTGCTCTGCGGCGCCGCCGTCGTCGCAACCTATGCGGGTTTCACGTACGTACTCGCCGCAAATCCTCCGAAGAACGTGTTCGGCTTCGCGGTCTTCACCTACGCCCTGCCCTTGATGCTGCCCGTCGCCCTTCTCTCGGGAATGCTCTTCACCCTTCTCGGTGAAGCGTTCGAAGCCGCCGCTCCGGCGGAGACCCGCTCTGCCGGGTTGTTGACGCTTGCGAATACCACCGGTGCGATGCTGGGGCCCCTGATCGTCGCTTTCGGGCTGCTTCCATCGTTGGGCATCGAGCGTTCGATCCAGTTGCTTGCCGCTGGCTACGGCCTGGCCGGGCTCTGTGTCTGGTTGGCTACTGAATCGTCGCCGGGGCGAATCGGTCGGGTGCTGGCCTTTGGTTGTGCCGCCGTCTTCGCCTCGGCGATGTTCATCTTTCCGACTGGGCGAATGGCGAATGACTACCTGCGGTATCCCATCGAGAACGTTCCAAGCAAGGCAAAGTTCGAGCTCGTCGAACTTCGCGAGGGGCTGACCGAGACGGTCATCTACCTGAAGCGAGAACTCTACGGCCATCCGCTCTACTACCGGATGCATACCAACAACTTTGGCATGTCGGGCACCTCCCTGTTCGCGCAGCGCTACATGAAGCTCTTCGTCTACTTGCCTGTCGCCTTGCGTCCGGAGCCGCGTGACGCGCTGCTCATCAGCTACGGCGTAGGCATGACGGCCAAAGCCCTCACGGAGACGAGAAGTCTCGAGCGGATCGATGTCGTCGACATCTCGCGGGACATCCTGGAAATGAACCGGATCGTCTATCCGGATCCCAAGGACTATCCACTCGGGGATCCGCGCGTTTCGGTGCATATCGAAGACGGCCGACACTTCCTGCAGACGACCGACCGCCGCTACGACCTGATCACCGCGGAGCCGCCTCCGCCGCGAATTGCGGGCGTGATGAGTCTCTTCACGCGGCAATTCTTCAAGCTTGCCTACGATCGTCTCAACCCGGACGGGATGTTCTCCTACTGGCTACCGGTCCACAACCTGACGGTCGCAGAGCGGGACGCCATCATCAGCGCATTCTGCGAGACGTTCGAAGATTGCACCCTTTGGTCAGGGGCGAAATTCGACTGGATCCTGTTGGGCAGCCGCGGTGGTGTGCCACCGGTCGATGAGGCGGGTTTTCGCAAGCAGTGGCAGGATCCGGTGGTTTCGGCACGCCTTCGGCAAATCGGTATCGAGTTGCCCGAGCAACTGGGTGCCCTCTTCATGGTCGATACGCCTGAACTCCAGGCGATACGCCGCGATACACCGCCGTTCGATGATGATCGGCCGGGCCAGCTAGGCCGTGAGATGGTCGTGGTAGGCCAGGTTGGCCAGGACCATAGACCTCTTCTGGAAATCGAGGCGGGGCGCAGGGCATTCTCGAAGAGCGAATTCGTCCGGCACCACTGGCCGTCACGTCTCCGCGAGGAGACCGACGCCTGGTTTCCCTATCGGCAGTACGCCCATCGACGATTTTTCGGCAACAGGAAGGGGATGCTGCAGCGGATTCCAGAGCTCCACCAACTGCTCATCGAAACATCGCTCGAGACGAATCTGCTCTGGCTGCTGGGCACGAGTGTGGATGCTGTCGAGTGCAGTCGAGCCGCCCGCGAAGACGGGAACCACGATGCTCGAATCGACATGGCATTGGCCATCGAGGCCATGGCGAGCCGTCGATTCGAAGAAGCAGCCGAGCAATTCGAACTTGCACGGCGAAGGAATCGAGCAATGCGAGATGCGCTCTACTTACAGATCTTCGCATTGGAGATGGCGGGCCAGCATGAGAAGGCGGTGGAGCTGGCCCGAGAACAACTCCGGCCGAAACGATTGGAACGCGAGGCGCGATACATGGACTTCCTTGAACTCACGTTCGGGCGCGGATAG
- a CDS encoding sulfatase, whose protein sequence is MSNRAGWRRRVGVRMASDQGGAGFARRTRRGVRPVALAVLLFMGGCSGSSPEGLILISVDTLRADRLGAYGSELGLTPHLDSLASESLVVRNAFAPAPFTLPSVSAMLTGRYPDELGIRNNTAVLPQEVPTLAAWLGKRGWRSAAVVSNFVLRKKTKLDRGFDYYDAAMRSRERVRGLPERSADATTASALRLLDLMSGRGSGPMFLWVHYQDPHGPYTAPAEWEAPAGPPPPGVEDRLLPSSADDRGVGSLPRYQALDERRDSASYRAAYHAEIRFMDEQVGRLLEGIDRRGLLDDSVVIFTADHGESLGESDRWFAHGEALGAAETAVPLFLRIPGGEVGEVQRLGSPIDVFPTALAALGIEAPDHLSGENLLDGNEREAQRTLWLSNLTVGPVRRQALLSDGIRYVVIRRSGGEVEELAWLGDAPDPDAVIPPERQSSLRDTFHELRDRLGAPRPEKQQDLTREECQNLRALGYLIDTPCDELPATP, encoded by the coding sequence ATGAGCAATCGGGCTGGCTGGCGCCGGAGGGTGGGAGTTCGCATGGCTTCGGATCAAGGGGGCGCCGGGTTCGCTCGTCGCACGCGACGGGGGGTGCGTCCCGTTGCGTTGGCGGTCCTCCTCTTCATGGGGGGCTGCTCCGGGTCGTCGCCTGAAGGCCTCATCCTGATCAGTGTCGATACCCTGCGGGCGGATCGCCTGGGTGCCTACGGGAGTGAGTTGGGGCTGACGCCCCATCTCGATTCGCTCGCGAGCGAGAGCCTGGTCGTCCGGAACGCCTTTGCCCCGGCACCTTTCACACTTCCCTCTGTCAGCGCCATGCTTACCGGCCGCTATCCGGACGAGCTCGGGATTCGGAACAACACCGCTGTCCTCCCCCAGGAGGTGCCGACCCTGGCCGCCTGGCTAGGGAAACGCGGTTGGCGTTCCGCCGCGGTCGTCAGCAACTTCGTCCTTCGGAAGAAGACGAAGCTCGATCGCGGCTTCGATTACTACGATGCTGCGATGCGATCCCGTGAGCGGGTGAGGGGGCTTCCGGAGCGCAGTGCCGATGCAACGACCGCCTCCGCGCTTCGGCTGCTCGATCTGATGTCCGGTCGAGGAAGCGGTCCGATGTTCCTCTGGGTGCACTACCAGGATCCCCACGGCCCGTATACGGCACCGGCAGAGTGGGAGGCCCCGGCGGGCCCGCCGCCGCCGGGCGTGGAGGATCGGTTGCTGCCCTCCTCCGCGGACGACCGGGGCGTGGGTTCGCTTCCCCGATACCAGGCACTCGATGAGCGCCGCGATTCCGCTTCCTACCGAGCCGCGTATCACGCCGAGATCCGATTCATGGACGAGCAGGTGGGGAGACTCCTCGAAGGCATCGATCGCCGCGGCCTGCTCGACGATTCGGTGGTGATCTTCACGGCAGACCACGGGGAGAGCCTCGGTGAGAGCGACCGCTGGTTCGCTCATGGCGAAGCTCTCGGCGCGGCGGAAACGGCCGTCCCGTTGTTCCTCCGGATCCCGGGCGGTGAGGTAGGTGAGGTGCAACGTCTGGGTTCGCCCATCGACGTCTTTCCGACGGCACTTGCTGCGCTCGGTATCGAGGCTCCGGATCACCTCTCGGGCGAGAATTTGTTGGATGGGAACGAGCGGGAAGCGCAACGAACGCTCTGGCTTTCCAACCTGACGGTCGGTCCGGTCCGCCGGCAGGCGCTGCTCTCGGATGGCATCCGATACGTCGTGATCCGGCGGAGCGGTGGAGAGGTGGAGGAGCTGGCATGGCTGGGTGACGCCCCGGATCCCGACGCCGTGATTCCACCGGAGCGGCAATCCTCGTTGCGCGACACGTTTCATGAACTACGGGATCGGTTGGGAGCACCGCGCCCCGAGAAGCAGCAGGACCTGACGCGGGAGGAGTGCCAGAATCTTCGTGCGCTCGGCTACCTGATCGATACCCCCTGCGATGAGCTACCCGCGACGCCCTGA
- a CDS encoding GMC family oxidoreductase, with product MLPTGLTRRELLTLTAKLGVAGSVGAAALWRGREWLRRRDPVPVLVIGSGAAGIASCLALLERGLPVAMMEAGLDDASGNDANGETYHSTGTTPFPWHRTRRVGGKLTEWLAHCPRFSAADFDGEKQEGFRWPIRYEELAPYYTRIERILGVVGEASGEADLPDGEYPGAFRRRAYEEGFGRRLADRGLLLTQGRYAVYPDAMALSQLGTTPLTRNPSLEGEPGFFRPAATFSDVLLPNPLFSLMLGAQALRVEVDPVSNRPEAVTYLDRATGRQESLRVGSVVLAVGCLESTKLLLHSTSERHPAGLGNGSGTLGHYLMDHPQGGIVVQVPKSVDVSELDDGGIPRALPFGSYLHAYTRAALREAPELAGMFSFQAHGYRTEGKTLLGLYGMAVMEPRVENRIRLTGELTDSGVPIPEITLGFTAEDLSRHAKMMHAAEELLEEFDPIREINRFSKPSSIHYAGTCRMGQDPETSMCDAFGALHEMPRVHVADASVFVSLPEKNPTLTLMALAWRSAEQLARKLGSPE from the coding sequence ATGCTGCCCACTGGCCTGACCCGCCGAGAGCTTCTCACGCTGACGGCGAAGCTTGGCGTCGCCGGGAGCGTCGGCGCTGCGGCCCTCTGGCGAGGGCGCGAATGGCTTCGTCGTCGAGATCCGGTTCCTGTGCTCGTGATCGGGAGCGGGGCCGCCGGGATTGCCTCTTGTCTCGCGCTGCTCGAACGGGGCTTGCCCGTCGCGATGATGGAGGCTGGCCTCGACGACGCCAGCGGGAACGACGCCAACGGCGAAACCTATCACTCGACCGGAACCACGCCGTTCCCATGGCACCGAACTCGCAGGGTCGGGGGCAAGTTGACGGAGTGGCTGGCGCATTGCCCGCGGTTCAGCGCAGCAGACTTCGACGGCGAGAAGCAGGAGGGCTTTCGGTGGCCCATTCGCTACGAAGAGCTCGCCCCCTACTACACCCGCATCGAGCGGATTCTGGGTGTGGTGGGAGAAGCATCGGGCGAGGCGGACCTCCCGGACGGCGAGTACCCGGGAGCGTTCCGGAGGCGGGCGTACGAAGAGGGGTTCGGCCGTCGCCTGGCGGATCGGGGGCTTCTTCTCACGCAGGGACGCTATGCGGTCTACCCCGACGCGATGGCTCTTTCGCAACTCGGAACGACCCCGTTGACGCGGAATCCCTCCCTCGAGGGCGAACCGGGTTTCTTCAGGCCGGCAGCTACCTTCAGCGATGTCCTGCTCCCCAACCCGTTGTTCTCGCTCATGCTTGGCGCCCAGGCGCTGCGCGTCGAGGTCGATCCCGTCTCGAATCGCCCGGAGGCGGTGACGTATCTCGACCGCGCGACCGGCCGCCAGGAATCGCTGCGCGTCGGCTCGGTCGTCCTGGCGGTGGGTTGTCTGGAATCGACGAAGCTACTGCTTCATTCCACATCGGAGCGTCATCCGGCGGGGCTCGGGAATGGATCGGGGACGTTGGGGCACTACCTCATGGACCATCCGCAGGGAGGCATCGTCGTCCAGGTTCCAAAGAGCGTGGATGTGAGCGAGCTCGACGATGGCGGTATTCCGCGAGCCTTGCCCTTCGGTTCCTATCTTCACGCCTACACTCGCGCTGCACTTCGCGAAGCGCCGGAGCTGGCCGGGATGTTCAGCTTCCAGGCGCATGGCTACCGGACCGAAGGAAAGACCCTTCTGGGCCTCTACGGGATGGCGGTGATGGAGCCGCGGGTGGAGAACCGTATTCGCCTGACGGGCGAGCTGACCGACTCCGGCGTTCCCATCCCCGAGATCACGCTTGGCTTTACAGCGGAGGATCTGTCACGGCACGCCAAGATGATGCACGCGGCCGAAGAGCTACTCGAGGAATTCGACCCGATCCGGGAGATCAACCGCTTCTCGAAACCTTCCAGCATCCACTACGCGGGGACCTGTCGAATGGGCCAGGACCCGGAGACGAGCATGTGCGACGCCTTCGGCGCGTTGCACGAGATGCCTCGTGTGCACGTGGCGGACGCCAGCGTCTTCGTGAGCCTTCCGGAAAAGAATCCCACCCTCACGTTGATGGCACTGGCATGGCGCTCCGCAGAGCAACTCGCCAGGAAGCTGGGTTCGCCTGAGTAA
- a CDS encoding sulfatase-like hydrolase/transferase: MLRRPACFLSTLLFLLTSCSPSGSSGPPALLLISLDTTRSDHLSAYGYPRPTSPALETLAERGVRFTSAYSASASTGPSHATLFTSLHPARHGVLKNGLSLADGRETLAERLKGEGFQTAAVVSSFVLNAKFGLAQGFDHYDDAFAPEEATATLAEWEGHAVPGSFDRRGDHTTEHALRWLREERDPTLPFFLFVHYFDPHLPYTPPEPFDSRFVEKLPASAGQLEKVVARYDGELAFVDNAVGTLLRGLEDLGLDDATLVIVTGDHGEGLMKHGMLGHAVHLYEESVRVPLLMRWPGRLPRGHSVSGPVAAIDIAPTALELLGIEPPRGLEGESLALAARGEADLDPERPIYLHRRTYDSAWVADMGRLYVNGSQSGIRQGRWKYIEGDLLKTRELFDLEADRGEQRNLASSRPEKARELASRLEERRRQHDADPNEAPLSPEDREALEALGYVE, translated from the coding sequence ATGCTCCGACGGCCGGCCTGCTTTCTCTCGACGCTGCTGTTCCTGCTCACTTCCTGCTCGCCATCGGGAAGCTCGGGGCCGCCGGCCCTGCTCCTGATCAGCCTCGATACCACGCGTAGCGATCACCTCTCGGCCTACGGCTACCCGCGGCCCACCAGCCCCGCGCTGGAGACCCTGGCAGAGCGAGGGGTCCGTTTCACCTCCGCCTACTCGGCGAGCGCCTCCACCGGCCCCTCGCACGCGACACTTTTCACCTCGCTCCACCCTGCACGGCATGGCGTCCTGAAGAACGGGCTGAGCCTGGCCGATGGGCGCGAAACGCTGGCCGAGCGGCTGAAGGGCGAGGGCTTCCAGACCGCCGCCGTGGTGAGCTCCTTCGTCCTGAACGCCAAGTTCGGCCTGGCCCAGGGCTTCGATCACTATGACGATGCGTTCGCGCCGGAGGAGGCCACGGCGACCCTCGCGGAATGGGAAGGCCATGCGGTCCCAGGGAGCTTCGATCGGCGTGGGGACCACACCACCGAGCACGCGCTGCGATGGCTACGCGAGGAACGGGACCCCACCCTTCCCTTCTTCCTGTTCGTCCACTACTTCGATCCGCATCTCCCCTACACGCCGCCGGAGCCCTTCGACTCGCGCTTCGTGGAAAAGCTGCCGGCCAGCGCGGGCCAGCTGGAGAAGGTCGTCGCGCGCTACGACGGAGAGCTTGCCTTCGTGGACAACGCCGTGGGCACCTTGCTCCGGGGCCTCGAGGATCTCGGGCTCGACGACGCCACCCTCGTCATCGTCACCGGCGACCACGGCGAAGGGCTGATGAAGCACGGCATGCTCGGCCACGCGGTGCATCTCTACGAGGAATCGGTGCGGGTGCCGTTGTTGATGCGTTGGCCCGGACGACTCCCGCGGGGGCACAGCGTCTCCGGCCCGGTCGCAGCCATCGACATCGCTCCCACCGCGCTCGAGCTGCTCGGCATCGAGCCCCCCCGCGGCCTCGAAGGCGAGAGCCTGGCGCTGGCCGCCCGGGGAGAGGCCGACCTCGATCCGGAAAGGCCGATCTACCTCCACCGACGCACCTACGACAGCGCCTGGGTTGCGGACATGGGCCGCCTGTATGTGAATGGCAGCCAATCCGGTATCCGCCAGGGCCGATGGAAATACATCGAGGGAGACCTGCTGAAGACGCGGGAACTCTTCGATCTCGAGGCCGATCGCGGGGAGCAGCGAAACCTGGCGAGTTCCCGCCCCGAGAAGGCGCGCGAACTCGCCAGCCGTCTCGAAGAGCGCCGCCGCCAGCACGACGCGGACCCAAACGAGGCCCCGCTCTCGCCCGAAGATCGCGAGGCCCTGGAAGCCCTCGGATACGTCGAGTAA